The Ananas comosus cultivar F153 linkage group 2, ASM154086v1, whole genome shotgun sequence genome contains a region encoding:
- the LOC109706815 gene encoding LOW QUALITY PROTEIN: U-box domain-containing protein 41-like (The sequence of the model RefSeq protein was modified relative to this genomic sequence to represent the inferred CDS: deleted 2 bases in 1 codon), producing MGSGKARWKLSFHRSPSSSPSSSFSAEAPPEFLCPICRSLMADPVIVPSGDTFERRCIEACSALDFTPPTLSSCFPPDTPPPISVRTRRVNPNPRFSPPSSSASSSSYPSSSSFPSSEMAAGAAEETLTQETPTKAREAPEASPTASCDRLEEEILTQLKDSEPSEQEAAMASLRQATRESRERRLALCTPRLLAALRPMLLSRYAGVQVNAAAALVNLSLEAPNKVRIVRSGAVPPLVDVLKGGHPEARDHAAGALFSLALEEENRAAIGVLGAIEPLIQLFTRASSSSSSSSDAHRARRDAGTALYHLSVASTNQSKMARTPGAVKALLALATAPNSDSAALRRLALMVAGNLAGCADGRAALMDAGAVAALVGLMRDAAGTPEEEYCVAALYGMSKGSLRFRGAARAAGAEAVLMRVAEDSSGGRAGVRRQMARRTLRAMRGEDDDAAAAAAAAFGTEFDDDGSIVSEGLVSFRRRHQRDFGTGGGGGGGSNTTEF from the exons ATGGGGAGCGGGAAGGCGCGCTGGAAGCTCTCGTTCCACCGGTCGCCTTCGTCCTCGCcgtcctcctccttctccgccgAGGCTCCGCCGGAGTTCTTGTGCCCCATCTGCCGCTCTCTCATGGCCGACCCCGTCATCGTCCCCTCCGGCGACACCTTCGAGCGCCGCTGCATCGAGGCGTGCTCCGCCCTCGACTTCACCCCTCCCACCCTCTCCTCCTGCT TCCCCCCCGACACCCCTCCTCCGATCTCCGTGCGCACCAGGAGGGTGAACCCTAATCCCCGCTTCTCCCCGCCTTCTTCCTCCGCCTCGTCGTCCTCCtacccttcctcttcctccttcccCTCCTCGGAAATGGCGGCCGGAGCCGCCGAGGAAACCCTAACTCAGGAGACCCCGACCAAGGCCCGAGAAGCGCCGGAGGCCTCTCCGACCGCTTCGTGCGATCGCTTGGAGGAGGAGATCCTGACGCAGTTGAAGGATTCGGAGCCCTCGGAGCAGGAGGCGGCGATGGCGTCGCTGCGGCAGGCGACGAGGGAGAGCCGGGAGCGGCGGCTCGCGCTGTGCACGCCGCGCCTCCTCGCGGCGCTGCGCCCGATGCTCCTCTCGCGCTACGCCGGGGTCCAGGTcaacgcggcggcggcgctggtcAACCTCTCGCTGGAGGCGCCCAACAAGGTCCGCATCGTGCGCTCCGGCGCCGTGCCCCCGCTCGTCGACGTGCTCAAGGGCGGGCACCCGGAGGCGCGCGACCACGCCGCGGGCGCCCTGTTCAGCCTCGCTCTCGAGGAAGAGAACCGCGCCGCGATCGGGGTCTTAGGGGCGATCGAGCCCCTGATCCAGCTCTTCACccgcgcctcctcctcctcctcctcctcctccgatgcCCACCGCGCGCGCCGCGACGCGGGGACTGCGCTCTACCACCTCTCCGTGGCGAGCACCAATCAATCCAAGATGGCGCGGACCCCGGGCGCGGTCAAGGCGCTCCTCGCGCTGGCCACGGCGCCGAATTCCGACTCGGCGGCGCTGCGGAGGCTGGCGCTGATGGTGGCGGGCAATCTGGCCGGCTGCGCGGACGGGAGGGCGGCGCTGATGGACGCGGGCGCGGTGGCGGCGCTGGTGGGGCTGATGAGGGACGCCGCGGGTACTCCTGAGGAGGAGTACTGCGTCGCCGCGCTCTACGGGATGAGCAAGGGCAGCTTGCGCTTCCGCGGGGCCGCGAGGGCCGCCGGCGCCGAGGCGGTGCTGATGAGGGTGGCGGAGGACAGCAGCGGCGGGCGCGCCGGGGTGAGAAGGCAGATGGCGCGGCGGACGCTGCGGGCGATGCGCGGCGAggacgacgacgccgccgctgctgccgcggCAGCGTTCGGGACGGAATTCGACGACGACGGCAGCATCGTGTCGGAGGGGCTGGTTTCGTTCCGGCGGCGGCATCAACGGGATTTCGGaaccggcggcggcggcggcggcggctctaACACTACCGAATTCTGA